aAAAAATCGGCGCTGTGCAGCCGCACATATCGCACGCGCCAGAAACCGCCACTGGTACGGTAATATACGTTCTCATCGTGTCGGCACAATCTAACAGCCAGTTAATCAACATGACAGGTGGACTCCGATGATGTCATCACGCGTGACGAGCAGATCTTCGTGCTGATCGGCGCTCACgccaagtgtgaaaagagcatcaAGACGCAAATGGCCCTCGCGCAAGGTCTGTTTGCACTTTGTCATCATTGCCTTTATCTTTCATTATGATGGTCATTTGAgtttttcattttggaaaatgCAAATGACTGAAATGCGTCaactggttttatttatttagaaatatATTCTTAGGTCGAGAAAACCGAACGCATCATTGGAAACGGCTATTATTGCAGCCAGGATTTATCGGAGCTCTGATATGAGACAAGTGTGAACCCGGGTCATTTCCTGCAGGCCAATGGAAGCTGAGACAAAGGCCGAGCATTTCTCATTCACACTGTGACGCAAATGCAGATGAGCCGAAAGATTGCCGCAACGGCTTCGTTGGAGGAATAATCGAGATGCGGCACCGCCTGACTAATCAATGAAATAAGGAACAACAGCGTCAATtgaaacagaattattttttttcattacagcTCTTGTACTGGACGTCTTGAGCTTACAGTATTTATATGTGACACCGCTATgtacagtcatggaaaaaaagagTCAACGCAATGCAAATCTAAAGATAATTTTTAAATAGTTTGGGATAAAACAAGAAttcctgtttttattgaaattttatttcatgtttccttttgtattttgttttattataacTATTTATAGTGAGTAATTATATGACTTGAATACAAATCTAGAGAGATGTTTTAAACAGCTTGGGATGtcacaatatatttttgttttatattttattttatttcatattatatATCATTCCTATTTTAACAAAATCATAtttgattttatatttattatatttatagtgAGTACCGTAatccaaagttgacctcaacattctggaaaacccttctacctatgtataatgcgtttttccaatgcatggttttgcttctacccagatgatcaaaacatgacaaaatacagataatactatctgtattttgttagttttttcaaataattattctgaagttaagcactttatttgaacacataatactttctttttatttacttgctcttattttgaaattcgcagccctacttttccagtatttagtaaatgagaagacacacacagttgtgctcatatgtttgattacccgggcagaatttatacgatgggtacaattcttttgagaaaatgaaggtcgaaaacacatttagttttagtttaatgggattcaaattaaactgtcaagcatttcagaaaagcattgtcattaaacaaaacatatgaATAAAGATATTAGTCagcagtcgtatttaaaaaaataaataaaataataataacattttataaattctgccagggtatgtaaatttattagcacaactgtacatattatgcagtcatacgtacccgtgtcatattggaatgaaagtgtaggccacacctttttcatagcttctaggtggcgctggcatattagaatgaaagtgtacacctttctcataacctctaggtggcagtggcatattaaaATGAACGCGTAGCGCTTTTTCAtgacctctagatggcggcatacatttataaaatgggaaagtttttttaatttccccctATATgtaccaatgtataatgcacaccatcgATTTTTGACATTGGGtgggggggtgcgcattatactcgaGGAATTACGGTAATTAtgtgaaatacagtaaaaatcTAAAGatcttttttaaactgtttagCAGAGTTCCTGATTTTAGTTTACTTCAGGTGAAAATTGTagtattttgttttccatttcaaatataattttttttggttcaaaGTTTATTCATGGTCCGTAATTATATGACTGAAAGCACAAATGTGaagataattttaaaatgttgggtTATTAAAATGGAGttgcttttttaattgaatttaattttaattttacatttcatatttcacatttaatttcaTCCTGAATTTTATTTAGTTAGATTTTATTAATAGTGATTGATTATGTGAAATATAATACAAATCCAAAGATTATTTTTAATCTGTTTGGTAGGTAACAATAGAGtacctattttatttttattttagtcattGCGGAAacaatctaaatgtaaacacgctgattatttttcaattattttggatctgttttcttttttcatttgattgtcgTTTTTGTGGGGCGGCGCGCAGAAGGCGACTGCCTCCCCGAGTGGGACGGCATCATCTGCTGGCCGAGGAGCGGGTCCGGCCAGCTGGTGTCAGTTCTGTGTCCCGAGTACATCTACGACTTCAACCACGCCGGTAGGAGAGCGCGTTATATGTACTACAGTATAATCAACACATGACATCGCTTGACGCAGTGCACGAGACGCTTCGACATTGTGTTGGCGTTCCCAGGTCGGGCGTACCGCCACTGTGATGCGTCCGGCAACTGGGAGCAAGTGTCCGTCATCAACCGGACGTGGGCgaactacagcgagtgcaccGCTTACTTGTCAGCCAATTACAGGAGCCAAGAAGAGGTGCGTCGAGGTGTACCATGGATATAGAATAAAACggcacttttgattgacactgtcagggGATTTATggaatatgtttgtttttggggttgTAGCTGCAGCGTATATGTTTGTCTTTGTCACTTAAAAGGTGTTTGAAAGACTGCACCTCATGTACACCGTTGGATACTCCATCTCCCTGGCGTCTCTCCTGGTGGCCGTCTTCATCCTCTGCTACTTCAAGTAAGATACAGCCGACATGCGTGTTTGTCATCAAAGGACCGTTGAAAactgtatgtaaaaatatacaaacattTCTGAGGGaacatttgtatattttcacgaaaaaaagaaaaaggtcatacatttttacaaaggctatatatatatatttctgggagtttttaaaaatatttttgagaaaaaacacATGGAAACGTTAAAGCTTATTATTTCAAGGAGTAGGTTTCTGTATGACATTTTTTCAAAAGACAGAGAAAGGTGTCTTTAAAAAGGAGccatacataaaaatatatttttttaaattatataactTTATTCAAGAAAAAAGCTGCAGTTTATCATTTGAGGAAAAGCTGGATATTTTTGAGAGAAAAgacaatgaaaaagaaaaatccccatttttgtgttttaaaaagtttatttttaatttaaaaataacaaaatactttttattaccaaaacaattatatattttccagaaaatatAGACtgagaaacatttttgaaatattttttaatacaaataaataagaaaaagttatattttggagAAAGAGagtcagattttttgggggggaaaaaaagtcatttgtaaAGATAGAACTGACTGTAtcttttttagaaaatattttttgagaaaaacattttcttttcaaaaagaaGTCCTTTAATTTGGAGGTAAAAGACTTAATAGAAGGTCACCCCTCTCCTCAGGCGCCTCCACTGCACGCGCAACTACATCCACGTGCACCTGTTCACCTCCTTCATATGCCGAGCGGTCAGTATCTTCGTGAAGGACGCCGTGCTCTACTCGGTGTCTGCCGATGGTGCCGAAGGAGAACCCGTGCTTGCGGGACAGAAGCAGCACATGGTAAAATAATACTGTGTGTCGTATTTGGCCATGTTCACATCACGGTATCTTTGTTGGAATTAGTTCTGTGTCATCTGAGTTTGAGTTTCTGAATTTTGATTTCTTACTTTGAACAGgactttttcaaacaaaattgaATTCGAATTCAGTATCTGGGACTGTTGTTTTAGGCTTTGTTGTATTAAAATCCTTCACCTTCTCTTTGTGTCTGCGCGTGTTCAGGCTGGCTGCAAAGTGGCCGTCACGTTTTTCCTCTACTTCCTGGCAACCAATCATTACTGGATCTTGGTGGAGGGCCTTTACCTACACAGCCTCATCTTCATGGCCTTCCTCTCCGACAAGAACTACCTGTGGGCCCTCACCGTCATGGGCTGGGGTACGCTTCCTCGTAAACGAGACGGGGTCTCACGCAGTTCGCCGATTTATGACCGTGATTCTAATTTTAGGTGTTCCCGCTTTGTTTGTGTCCATTTGGGTCAGCGTGCGGGCGTCACTGGCAAACACACAGTGAGTCAACAGAATGGCGGGAATTGAAATACAATTTGAGATCACGCGTTTATTTTCGTAGATGTTGGGACATCAGCGCTGGAAACCTGAAGTGGATTTATCAAGTTCCCATTCTGGCAGCCATTGTAGTAAGGAAAATACACTCAGCGGCCACTTCATTGGGTACACTTGCACGAGCCAATGCTGAAACCGCAATGAGAAACATATTGCGAAATcaatcttccatccattttatatactgtactgcttATCCCCCACTTGGGTTACAGGCGAACTGGAACCGatgtgtaagaaaaaaaataataaaatactacaagcaataataaatgcctgtagataaaaatacaagtaacAAGCAGAGTGTAGCTCATTGTAATAGTGTAAAAGTAGAGTTTCTTCTCACCAAAAGTATTCAAcgaaaaatataaaaagcatGTTGCTTCAAAACTACTCTGACAGgtacaatttattcaaatacTTCCTCATGTAAAAGTAAAGGAGTATGTGTGCCTCGTTACTACCCACCACTGATCATAATCTTAATAATAACCTAGATTTATAAAGCATTATAATGGTCGTAAATGCAAAATATCAACAGATTGCGTagctaatgaagtggccagtgaaaataaaatggattgaTGAGCGAGCCATATCTAATGCTCGTTTCTCCTCCTGCAGGTGAATTTCCTGCTCTTTGTCAACATCATACGTGTGTTGGCCTCCAAATTATGGGAGACCAAAACTGGGAAACTGGATCCTCGGCAACAATACCGGTAGTACAATCTTCTTTAACTTTAACCTCCCCAGCAACGTGTTACATGTGAACTTTACCCTGCAGGAAGCTTCTCAAGTCCACACTGGTGCTCATGCCCTTGTTTGGGGTCCACTACATGGTCTTCATGGCGCTGCCTTACACCGAAGTATCCGGGCTGCTGTGGCAGGTGCAGATGCACTACGAGATGTTCTTCAACTCATCGCAGGTCAGACAGAATCCATGTGTCACACTTCGCTGCAATGACCGAGGTGATTTGTGATCTGATTCTCAATGTGATTGTTTTAGGGCTTTTTTGTGGCTTTCATCTACTGCTTCTGCAATGGCGAGGTAATGTTGTGGTGATTTCAGGGCAATATCAACTCTGATTAACAGATTTGGAGGACTCGAGAGGCCAACAACTATTCTCATCCGCTGCGGCAAACGGGCGAGTGGAAAGCCCTCTTTAATTGGCCAATTGGAAGACGAGACGCCCAAAGCACGTGGTTAGCTCTTAGTCGACTTCAATATTTAAACGTCGATGCGGAGTAGTCAAGCTGACTCGTCGACTAGTCGACTAATCGGTCCAACTCCTATTCAGAAGACAGCCACGAACCCCAGTTAGAagtgggtgtgcacacttttgcaaccacattatctcagttgcaTTACTTTTTCTTCCCCACTTAAAAAtatatcttgtttttttttttttttttccaattgagttgtacaggttataggtgacattcattgtggaaaaagttttggaaTGATTTATCTTGCGTTCCTATTTTTTTACTgcacaaaacctggcatttgaacagggctgCGAAGAGGTTTCAGACCCAATGTATACGTTGTTACTGAGCGACACTGTATTACACTTGGGTTAAGCAtgacttgcttaacccaagtGAGGACTTGACAAGTTGACCTGCTCGAAATTTTGTGgggactcgacttgacttgcttgatatTTGCAACAGAAACTTgcaacttgcttgaaatttgaaGCTTAGGACTTGACATTGACTTATGACTCGCACATTTGTGATCTTACTCCCACCTCCGCTGATTGTTagacattcctttttttttctttttctttccgtATTTGCTCATTTACGTCCCGCTTCCAGGTGCAGGCAGAGGTGAAGAAGGCGTGGCTAAGGAGAAGTCTAGCACTGGACCTCAAACAAAAAGCCAGGATTACCAGCAGCAACGGCGGAGGCAGCTGTTACTACGGCGGCATGATGTCCCACGCCACCACGACGCACAGCGTCTGCATGTCCGCCGCCAATCACAAGGCGCTTCCCCTCGCCGGAGGGATGGTCGGCTACGCCGGCGGCGCGTGTGGGGGGTCGGGGCTCAGGCTGCCCCGCCAGGCCGCCCTCCATCCGCAGAGCAGTCTGCCGAGATACACGGCCAGCGAATGCGAGAGCTCAGCGATGGCGGCAAGGAGGTCGGGAGGGCCCGGGCCCGGGGGGGTCTTTGCGAGGCATGCGAGAGGTAGCAAGAAACACGATGAGGCTAAAAGTTCTCCGGCAGAGACGCCCGGGGAAGGTGATCCGGACACTTCTTTGTCTGTAAAAGAGCTAGAGACTGTCTTGTAAATATCtttgaaatatttgaatattgTTTGGTCAACTTCTCACTTGTACATTCTGTACTGGACAGGCAGAGTCgacacacctgcacaatctaacaAAAACGTATACATCGTTGCCTTGAGAGTGCAAGTGTCCTGACGATTTCTCGATACGAGCCGTCGTTAAGACGAtttttgacttgcgagcaaacatttgagatacgagcgctgtatggcgGGCAGTGAATGCAACTCAAATCCCTTCACaacgagcagcagtttggcagacggtgagcaattcttcaatttaaaacaaccacatagctttgctttaGTCCGcttaccttaatgctaacaatgcaAAATTCCTTCAACCTCTGCAATCAGCGACGAATAGTACTGCGCCTCCCTGAACAATTGTGACCATCACCTTCACGTATAgccatatgtctgtattatattgccccctggtggccaaggcgcgcacaccagaaggagcatcacaatgtccattgaatcgAAGCAAAAATAAACTGTGTGAAGAATAAATTGTattcttcacattctatttaatgatttcattactgtatgtttctatGAAGTGCAACATTCATAGCTTTGCTAcaaacaaaacgtttttttgggggtgctaTGGAACGgattatttccattcatttcaatggggaaagatgatttgagatacgggtgttttgagttacaggCATGGTCATGGTAGGAATTAAACTcatgtctcaaggcaccactgtacagtataaaaacaaataaatacaacaaaaaaaaagtgaaaatggaaCCGCACAGAAATGGGGAAAATAAAGTAAACATATAATTAGAGAAGCTCAGGTTGACTTGCCAGAGAACTATTCCTTTGACTTTTATTATTCACACAATTTGTAGTGACTAAAGGCACTCTTGTATTGACTTAATAGTTTGTGCAGATGTACGTAATGATGTGGACACTTTCTCTCGTATCTGCTGCACAGCTGCCCATTTTAAGCAAGTTGACGGCTTTGGTGAGGTGCACTTATTTGTGTGTGGAAAAATAcagcaattttgatttatttctgtttaaattCTATGCTTTGTCCAGCCACGTTGAGTGTACCAGTGGTTTTCAAAACTTTTAACACGAAAAACATCCAAAACTAAACAGCTTTTACTTCTCAAAAGTATCtttaatattactgtaagccactgtaacattattcagtttgaatattaaatataggaaaaaatgtacttaaataatgtattgcacacaaaagtaaaaaaaaaaaaaaaaaaaaaggtacctaaatatttaaaaacttcTTAAAGATGAATTGAAAACGTTttgaacttcaaagttaaatacaagtgAACTGTATTTCGGAAGTGATTCGCGAACCAGTAGAGCACTCAAAGCGCACTTTAAGAATGACTGAAACGTCTTAATATTGAACCTAAACTACTCTCTTATGTTCCATTTCCAATGTACCAAGACCAGAAGTAAACACGTCTGCTTTGGGTTACCAAGGTTACTCACGTAAATGCGATCATTCCTTCCTAACAGTCGGCTGTGGTCAGACACGTCTAGACGGGTTGGGCgctccactgcagccttgtcgTTATTCTCTATTTATTCATCAGTCCTGACAGGCCCCCAGGGGCCCACGCGGATGCCCTCGTTTTCCTCGGAGCCACACACCTTTCCACTTTATCGTCTCGCGACACCGTCCTGAATTTCACACGGGTCACTCAGAGCCTGACTCGCACAACAAACGGTACCTGAACCCGCACCAGCATTCGCGCGTATCTTCTATTTTTATACAATAGTCAGAACGTCAGATCAAGCTGCTCAATCTATCATCTATTTTCTCGGCTTGTGGAGAGCTGAAGCGAGCACAGAGAGACAACATACAAACTCCGTGCAGGAGGGCCAGAGATTCGAACGCgggacctctcgactgtgaggcagatgtgctaaccgttgGACCGAGGATGCCCGGTTCTGAGAGGTACTAATTTTGCAATATGTTCATCATCACTGTGCACAGGTGTGTGCACAGTGATGATGAACAACTATACAGGCACTGCAACATACTTTACCCCTCATATGTAACTAATGGCAAAAGTACAGGGCGGGTAACAACACTTTAATTTACTGTAGTTTTTAGAgagatgcaaaataaaatgtggaaatgaTGGAACGGGGGGAAGGAAGGCAGGAAGGACAAAAGAATTAAAGTAGGTCTGAGGTGGAAGGAAAGGAAGGAGGTGAGCAAGGAAGTCCGAAAAGCAATATACCTACGTTTGAACCACcctttaataataatgatgaaatatatatatatatatatatatatatatatatatatatatacatataaatgaaaaaaatataaatatagacCATAAaacaactaataaaaaaaacaattgaattgaTTCAATGTCAAAATAGTCAAAGCatccaaatgattttttttccccccgagttGCCATCGTCGCGTCACAGTGACGTCATAAAACGGGGGCGGGGAGAAGGAGACGGAGAGGGAGTACACGGATAGATGTCCAGCGCCAGTGTGTTGGCGAGATTAAACATGAAAACAGGAGTTGACGAGGCACGCGACTCCTGTGCTCCACTCCGCGTGTTTTCCTGCGTCCTCGAATGAGGTGGGCCGGGGTCGGGGTCGGGGTCCTTCGATAGCGGGGCTGCCGGCGGCCGGATGGAGCCCTGCTGCATGGCCATGGGTGAAGTGTCGAAGAAAGCATCCTCTCGGAATGTGGCGGTGGAGAGGAAGAACCTCATCACCGTCTGCAGGTCAGTGCGACTTTACGCGAATGTACATCCAATTGGGCATTTATTTACGTCACAGTTCGCGCTGTTGATGCTTAGTCGGTTCGCTCCTGACCTCAGATGACGTCATCCTATTAGAACTCCCGTTCAGTGACAGCTCTGTGCTTACATAAtcatatgcacacacaaaaagactgTGTGAGATTAGCAGTGTCATCCTCCATTGACCCTCTCCCCTCTGATGGCGTGGTTGCCATGACGACAACCTTCCTGGGGCAAGGACTGGCTGGCACCCTGGGGACTCGCATGAGAAGCCCGGGTGCACTTATGCCAACCTTGTAGTCCATTTGGCGTTCACATAAGTGGAGTTCTTATTCGGGGTTGAAGCTCTCATCGGTTGTGTTTGTTCTCGTGTCTGACCTTTGAgtctccttttttcttttttttttttagaaatgttgTGTCAGCAGCAGGAGTCGGCGATTGCTAATATTTTGGTTCCCTCGTTTAGCTACGAAATGGGCTAATATGGCTCATAGAGATACACAGATTACACTTTTTTGGGAGACATTGTACTGTACAAATACAATTTGCTTATTTGTGTAGTCGCCGATACTGAGTATCCATGCTTCGTAATGCCATTACgtcttgtattttattttaaccaacTCTTATGTTTTCTTGAACGTGACATGTTTCACTCCAATGTAACACTTTTTTGAGTAACAACTTGCCATTACTGACGATTTAACATCCACCTGCATGTTTTCTAACAGTATTTTGCTTCAACGTAACCCGCAACACAAGCCATTCCATTGCCGTGATGTCTCAGTCGGAACACTAGGGGCACTAATGTGAAAGAACTACAAGAAGCTACTGGGGCATGCAATACCACCCCGCAACTGCGGGGGCAATAGTGTGTCCTGAAAAGGAGTTAACTGTCAGAGTGAACTAGATAAAATCACGATTGGCGTATACTTATTTGTATTTGAtaatctggtaaaaaaaaaaaaaaaaaaaaaaaaatagagtgaTCGTATTTATTTTGATGAGAACAACCACCGAGTGATGGCCTGCTGTAAACATTGTCGACTGAATGACACATTGATGGCTTTGGAACAATGGAGGATTTGATCACTCAGCCCGTGGTGGGATGattgcaaaaatgcaaatgagtgTTTTTGTGGCGCTCAAGCTTGATTTAGC
The sequence above is a segment of the Phycodurus eques isolate BA_2022a chromosome 19, UOR_Pequ_1.1, whole genome shotgun sequence genome. Coding sequences within it:
- the pth3r gene encoding parathyroid hormone 3 receptor — protein: MSPALGLALLALLHSVITVTALVDSDDVITRDEQIFVLIGAHAKCEKSIKTQMALAQEGDCLPEWDGIICWPRSGSGQLVSVLCPEYIYDFNHAGRAYRHCDASGNWEQVSVINRTWANYSECTAYLSANYRSQEEVFERLHLMYTVGYSISLASLLVAVFILCYFKRLHCTRNYIHVHLFTSFICRAVSIFVKDAVLYSVSADGAEGEPVLAGQKQHMAGCKVAVTFFLYFLATNHYWILVEGLYLHSLIFMAFLSDKNYLWALTVMGWGVPALFVSIWVSVRASLANTQCWDISAGNLKWIYQVPILAAIVVNFLLFVNIIRVLASKLWETKTGKLDPRQQYRKLLKSTLVLMPLFGVHYMVFMALPYTEVSGLLWQVQMHYEMFFNSSQGFFVAFIYCFCNGEVQAEVKKAWLRRSLALDLKQKARITSSNGGGSCYYGGMMSHATTTHSVCMSAANHKALPLAGGMVGYAGGACGGSGLRLPRQAALHPQSSLPRYTASECESSAMAARRSGGPGPGGVFARHARGSKKHDEAKSSPAETPGEGDPDTSLSVKELETVL